In a single window of the Candidatus Flexicrinis proximus genome:
- a CDS encoding potassium/proton antiporter, protein MTLEQGLMVAAVILLIAVLASKVSARVGVPVLLLFLGFGMLIGSEGIGGVYFDDPHLTQSVGVVALVVILFAGGLDTRWSEVAPILKHGLLLSTVGVALTAFTVGVFAAWVLGLSLAEGVLLGAIISSTDAAAVFSVLRGNGVRLRGQLKSILEFESGSNDPMAVFLTLGMIQLATGQVDSPISLLPMFVLQMSIGVGLGYAFGHAALFLVNRIRLEYDGLYPVLTLSLMMLTFGATSLALGNGFMAVYVAGLVMRRSDFIHRRSLIEFHDGLAWLMQIIMFLTLGLQVFPSQVAAIAPQGLVIAVFLILIARPLSVFVGLLPVQMSLRERIFIAWVGMRGAAPIILATFPLVAGIPSANLIFNVVFFAVLASVALQGTTLSLVARWLGLIADDPIREPGLLPQLIEQGRIEDNTVEIEVGPDCSMIGKQVLELKLPPDTLLVLISRQNEIVVPRGTTVLEAHDRVLVLAAPQHRDEVIQMLTAQTRISLPAAGMD, encoded by the coding sequence ATGACACTTGAGCAAGGATTGATGGTTGCAGCCGTCATATTGCTGATCGCGGTGCTGGCGAGCAAGGTTTCGGCGCGGGTCGGAGTACCGGTACTGCTGCTGTTCCTCGGGTTCGGCATGCTTATCGGCTCTGAAGGCATCGGCGGGGTGTATTTCGATGATCCGCACCTGACGCAATCGGTGGGTGTGGTGGCGCTGGTGGTCATCCTGTTCGCTGGCGGGTTGGATACGCGCTGGTCGGAAGTCGCGCCGATCCTGAAACACGGTTTGCTGCTGTCGACGGTCGGGGTCGCGCTTACGGCATTCACGGTGGGTGTATTCGCGGCATGGGTGCTGGGTCTGAGCCTGGCTGAGGGCGTGCTGCTGGGTGCGATCATCTCGTCGACCGATGCCGCGGCAGTGTTTTCGGTCCTGCGCGGGAACGGAGTACGCCTGCGCGGCCAGTTGAAATCGATCCTCGAGTTCGAATCGGGCAGCAACGACCCGATGGCGGTATTCCTCACGCTGGGGATGATTCAACTGGCGACCGGTCAGGTGGACAGCCCGATCTCCTTACTGCCGATGTTCGTCCTTCAGATGAGCATTGGTGTGGGGCTGGGCTATGCCTTCGGGCATGCAGCGTTGTTTCTGGTCAACCGGATCCGGCTTGAATACGACGGCCTTTATCCGGTGCTGACGCTGAGCCTGATGATGCTGACCTTTGGTGCGACGAGCTTGGCGCTGGGCAACGGCTTCATGGCGGTCTACGTCGCCGGACTGGTGATGCGGCGCAGCGATTTCATCCACCGGCGCAGCCTGATCGAATTCCACGATGGTCTGGCGTGGCTGATGCAGATCATTATGTTCCTCACGCTGGGGCTGCAGGTCTTTCCCTCGCAGGTCGCCGCGATAGCCCCGCAGGGCCTGGTCATCGCCGTCTTCCTGATTTTAATCGCGCGGCCGCTAAGCGTATTTGTCGGACTGCTGCCGGTTCAGATGAGCCTGCGCGAACGGATCTTCATCGCCTGGGTCGGGATGCGGGGAGCCGCGCCGATCATCCTGGCGACCTTCCCGCTGGTGGCCGGGATTCCCAGCGCGAACCTGATCTTCAACGTCGTGTTTTTCGCCGTGCTGGCCTCAGTGGCCCTGCAGGGAACGACGCTTTCGCTGGTTGCGCGCTGGCTTGGCCTGATCGCCGATGACCCGATCAGAGAGCCGGGTCTGCTGCCCCAGTTGATTGAGCAGGGGCGGATCGAAGATAACACCGTCGAGATCGAGGTCGGGCCGGACTGCAGCATGATCGGCAAGCAGGTGCTTGAACTGAAGCTGCCCCCCGATACGCTGCTGGTGCTGATCAGCCGGCAGAACGAGATTGTGGTGCCGCGCGGCACCACGGTTCTGGAAGCCCACGACCGCGTTTTGGTTCTGGCGGCGCCACAACACCGCGACGAGGTGATCCAGATGCTGACCGCGCAAACCCGCATCAGCCTGCCCGCAGCTGGCATGGATTAG